CTGTCGGCGGTTCTACAGATGTGTAATTGCTAAGCAGGTTTGCATCTCCAAACCCTAGCTAATTTATATTAGGGGTTTTCAATTTCTCGCCTTTACTTATGTCTGAATACACATGGGGCTCTTAATAGAAGGAAACAGAAGACCATTTGTTTAAATGGGAAGACGAGGCTCTACTTGACGAGATTAGGATGGTAGACGCAAagcttcttgatcttcttcaCGATGTGCAAACAATCTCCAAGACTCTCAGGGACCAGCTAGCTGTCCAAGACACTGCTTTACTCGAGATTAAACAAGACATAGCAAGCAAAGTCCGAATGATTTCTGAGGATACAATGATGTCCATGTCTGCAGCTGAGTCACCAAACATTGTCGATACAACTGTCACAGACGCATCTGCAAATCTCGCCAACTCTCCACTACGCAACTTTGCTGCCGCTTGCGTTGTTTTAGGATGTGCTGCATTCTTATCTTACAAACTCAATTGATCATTGTGTGTTTGTACTGCTTTCTTTAACATCTTCTGTTCTCGTCGCATCAGGACTAGTGTGTATTCTTTAGTTTATTGTTCTAACTACGGTTATTGTAAGACTCATTAAGCTTCACCCTTGCAATCTCTTTGTTGTATTCATCCTACTCTTACACGGTTCTAGCTAATATACTTTAAACATCTGTACACCAAATGATGTGTGCCATCCACAAGTTCTTCCAAACAGTACAAAAAACGaaaacaaataaatgataatGTCGAAACAAACACAACCAAACATTAAGTTCTGTCCTACAAATGCAATACc
This genomic stretch from Raphanus sativus cultivar WK10039 chromosome 3, ASM80110v3, whole genome shotgun sequence harbors:
- the LOC108845137 gene encoding uncharacterized protein At4g04775-like, producing the protein MSSSSSSSRTGIRRNVYGVPIRCWCGNNLKTFVSSTKENPCRRFYRCVIAKQETEDHLFKWEDEALLDEIRMVDAKLLDLLHDVQTISKTLRDQLAVQDTALLEIKQDIASKVRMISEDTMMSMSAAESPNIVDTTVTDASANLANSPLRNFAAACVVLGCAAFLSYKLN